A single region of the Streptomyces sp. NBC_01262 genome encodes:
- the polA gene encoding DNA polymerase I yields MAETASKTNAETTPATGGQRPRLLLLDGHSLAYRAFYALPVENFSTATGQPTNAIYGFTSMLANTLRDEKPTHLAVAFDVSRKTWRFDEFPEYKATRSKTPDEFRSQVELIGELLDSMSVKRFAVEGFEADDVIATLATQAEALGYEVLIVTGDRDAFQLVSDHVTVLYPTKGVSELTRFTPEKVVEKYGLTPAQYPDFAALRGDPSDNLPGIPGVGEKTAAKWITQFGSFADLVERVDEVKGKAGENLRAHLDAVKLNRRLTEMVRDVALPCGPEGLVREPYDRAALTVVLEALEFRNANFRERVFAADPGAVEEEIEIAGGVEIDGTVIGSGELQGWLAEHAAAGPLGVATVDAWALGSGSVSEIALAAAGGPAAWIDPTQLAEADEQAFAAWIADPARPKVLHNSKNVMRVFAEHGWSVAGVAMDTALAAYLIKPGRRSFALDALSVEYLGRELAPAGAESGQLAFGEEEDGKEADALMAQARTVLDLGEVFVERLDEVGAAGLLSDVELPTSVLLARMERAGIAADREHLERLEQQFAGQVQLAVKEAHAAVGHEFNLGSPKQLQEVLFGELGLPKTKKTKTGYTTDADALAWLAAQTEHELPVIMLRHREQAKLRVTVEGLVKCIAPQGRIHTSFSQTVAATGRLSSTDPNLQNVPVRTAEGRDIRRGFVVGEGYESLLTADYSQIELRVMAHLSEDEELMAAFASGEDLHTTVGSYVFSVPPENVDADMRRKIKAMSYGLAYGLSAFGLSQQLGIEAGEARGLMETYFERFGGVRDYLQRVVEEARVTGYTETLLGRRRYLPDLNSDNRQRREMAERMALNAPIQGSAADIVKIAMLRVDEAVTKEGLASRLLLQVHDEIVIEVAPGERAAVEELVRREMAGAYPLRAPLDVSVGVGPDWESAAH; encoded by the coding sequence GTGGCAGAGACAGCATCGAAGACGAACGCAGAGACCACCCCGGCGACCGGCGGCCAGCGCCCCCGGCTGCTCCTGCTGGACGGGCACTCCCTTGCCTACCGGGCGTTCTACGCGCTGCCGGTGGAGAACTTCAGCACCGCCACCGGGCAGCCGACGAACGCAATCTATGGTTTCACGTCCATGCTCGCGAACACGCTGCGTGACGAGAAGCCCACGCACCTCGCGGTCGCCTTCGATGTGTCCCGCAAGACCTGGCGCTTCGACGAGTTCCCCGAGTACAAGGCGACCCGCTCCAAGACCCCGGACGAGTTCCGCAGCCAGGTCGAGCTGATCGGCGAGCTGCTGGACTCGATGTCGGTCAAGCGCTTCGCCGTCGAGGGCTTCGAGGCCGACGACGTCATCGCGACGCTGGCCACGCAGGCCGAGGCGCTGGGGTACGAGGTGCTGATCGTCACCGGCGACCGTGACGCCTTCCAGCTGGTCAGCGACCATGTCACGGTGCTGTACCCGACCAAGGGCGTCTCCGAGCTGACCCGCTTCACGCCGGAGAAGGTCGTGGAGAAGTACGGCCTCACCCCGGCCCAGTACCCGGACTTCGCCGCGCTGCGCGGCGACCCGTCGGACAACCTGCCGGGCATCCCGGGCGTCGGCGAGAAGACCGCCGCCAAGTGGATCACCCAGTTCGGGTCCTTCGCCGATCTCGTGGAGCGGGTGGACGAGGTCAAGGGCAAGGCGGGCGAGAATCTGCGCGCCCACCTGGACGCCGTCAAGCTCAACCGCAGGCTCACCGAGATGGTGCGCGATGTCGCGCTGCCCTGCGGCCCCGAGGGGCTGGTCCGGGAGCCGTACGACCGGGCCGCCCTCACCGTGGTGCTGGAGGCGCTGGAGTTCCGCAACGCCAACTTCCGGGAGCGGGTGTTCGCCGCCGACCCCGGCGCGGTCGAGGAGGAGATCGAGATCGCCGGCGGTGTCGAGATCGACGGCACCGTGATCGGCTCCGGCGAGCTTCAGGGCTGGCTGGCCGAGCACGCCGCCGCCGGGCCGCTGGGCGTGGCCACGGTCGACGCGTGGGCCCTGGGCAGCGGCAGCGTCTCCGAGATCGCGCTGGCCGCCGCCGGGGGACCGGCCGCCTGGATCGACCCGACACAGCTGGCCGAGGCCGACGAGCAGGCCTTCGCGGCCTGGATCGCCGATCCGGCCCGCCCCAAGGTGCTGCACAACTCCAAGAACGTGATGCGGGTCTTCGCCGAGCACGGCTGGAGCGTGGCCGGCGTCGCCATGGACACCGCACTGGCCGCCTACCTGATCAAGCCGGGCCGCCGCTCCTTCGCCCTGGACGCCCTGTCCGTGGAGTACCTGGGCCGCGAGCTGGCCCCGGCCGGCGCCGAGAGCGGCCAGCTGGCCTTCGGCGAGGAGGAGGACGGCAAGGAGGCGGACGCCCTCATGGCCCAGGCCCGCACCGTCCTGGACCTCGGCGAGGTCTTCGTCGAGCGGCTGGACGAGGTCGGCGCGGCCGGTCTGCTGAGCGATGTCGAGCTGCCGACCTCGGTGCTGCTGGCCCGTATGGAGCGGGCCGGGATCGCCGCCGACCGCGAGCACCTGGAGCGGCTGGAGCAGCAGTTCGCCGGCCAGGTCCAGCTCGCGGTGAAGGAGGCGCACGCCGCCGTGGGCCACGAGTTCAACCTCGGCTCGCCCAAGCAGCTCCAGGAGGTGCTCTTCGGCGAGCTGGGCCTGCCCAAGACCAAGAAGACCAAGACCGGTTACACCACCGACGCCGACGCCCTGGCCTGGCTCGCCGCGCAGACCGAGCACGAGCTGCCGGTGATCATGCTGCGCCACCGGGAGCAGGCCAAGCTCCGCGTCACCGTCGAGGGCCTGGTCAAGTGCATCGCCCCCCAGGGCCGCATCCACACCTCCTTCAGCCAGACCGTCGCCGCCACCGGCCGGCTGTCCTCCACCGACCCCAACCTGCAGAACGTGCCGGTCCGCACCGCCGAGGGCCGCGACATCCGCCGCGGCTTCGTCGTCGGCGAGGGGTACGAGTCGCTGCTCACCGCCGACTACAGCCAGATCGAACTGCGCGTCATGGCCCACCTGTCCGAGGACGAGGAGCTGATGGCCGCCTTCGCCTCCGGCGAGGACCTGCACACCACCGTCGGCTCGTATGTCTTCTCCGTCCCGCCGGAGAACGTGGACGCCGACATGCGCCGCAAGATCAAGGCGATGTCGTACGGACTGGCCTACGGCCTCTCCGCGTTCGGTCTCTCCCAGCAGCTCGGCATCGAGGCCGGCGAGGCCCGGGGCCTGATGGAGACGTACTTCGAGCGCTTCGGCGGCGTACGGGACTACCTGCAGCGCGTCGTCGAGGAAGCCAGGGTCACCGGATACACCGAGACGCTGCTGGGCCGCCGCCGCTATCTGCCGGACCTCAACAGCGACAACCGGCAGCGCCGCGAGATGGCCGAGCGGATGGCGCTCAACGCGCCCATCCAGGGCTCGGCCGCCGACATCGTCAAGATCGCCATGCTGCGGGTCGACGAGGCGGTCACCAAGGAGGGGCTGGCCTCCCGCCTGCTGCTCCAGGTGCACGACGAAATCGTCATCGAGGTCGCCCCCGGCGAGCGGGCCGCGGTCGAGGAACTGGTCCGCCGCGAGATGGCCGGCGCCTACCCGTTGCGGGCCCCGCTCGATGTCTCGGTCGGCGTCGGCCCGGACTGGGAGTCCGCCGCCCACTGA
- a CDS encoding DUF4184 family protein, translating to MPFTLSHAIAVLPGLRQGRDGMVRGRGPLIASALVAGSFAPDAPYFADSLVHGVFRHGETTHGALGVVLADPLIAAGLVGGWFVMRGPLTALLPHRWQGPVGTVLGCDGPVRPTARTAAWFWASATAGAATHVGWDAFTHHGRWGVRLLPFLDQDVHGWPLHKWAQYGSSAVGLAVLGVCAVRAVRAVPREAPAPRRVPRLSRRARRAAVAGLAAGAAAGAALRCRWWWHTHPGAPLADVVPTSLFGAGAGLPVAALAYALLVRATTGRQSPGDQWAADSQSGPTPTETSSGARNG from the coding sequence ATGCCGTTCACTTTGAGCCACGCGATAGCCGTGCTTCCGGGCCTGCGGCAAGGCCGTGACGGCATGGTGCGCGGCAGGGGTCCGCTGATCGCGTCGGCGCTGGTCGCGGGCTCTTTCGCGCCGGACGCGCCGTATTTCGCGGACTCGCTGGTGCACGGTGTCTTCCGCCACGGCGAGACCACCCACGGCGCGCTCGGGGTCGTGCTGGCCGATCCGCTGATCGCGGCCGGTCTCGTGGGTGGCTGGTTCGTGATGCGCGGCCCGCTGACGGCGTTGCTGCCGCACCGCTGGCAGGGGCCGGTGGGCACGGTGCTGGGCTGCGACGGCCCGGTACGTCCCACGGCCCGTACCGCCGCCTGGTTCTGGGCCTCGGCGACGGCGGGCGCGGCCACGCATGTGGGGTGGGACGCCTTCACGCACCACGGGCGCTGGGGTGTACGGCTGCTGCCTTTCCTGGACCAGGACGTGCACGGCTGGCCGCTGCACAAGTGGGCGCAGTACGGCAGTTCGGCGGTCGGCCTGGCGGTGCTGGGCGTCTGCGCCGTACGGGCCGTGCGCGCCGTGCCGCGCGAGGCGCCGGCGCCGCGCCGCGTCCCCCGGCTGTCGCGGCGGGCCCGGCGGGCGGCTGTGGCGGGCCTGGCCGCGGGGGCCGCGGCGGGCGCGGCGCTTCGCTGCCGATGGTGGTGGCACACGCACCCGGGGGCGCCGCTGGCCGACGTGGTGCCCACCTCGCTGTTCGGGGCGGGCGCGGGTCTGCCGGTGGCCGCCCTCGCGTACGCGCTGCTCGTGCGCGCGACGACCGGCCGGCAGAGCCCGGGTGATCAGTGGGCGGCGGACTCCCAGTCCGGGCCGACGCCGACCGAGACATCGAGCGGGGCCCGCAACGGGTAG
- a CDS encoding lytic transglycosylase domain-containing protein has product MAARYGRRIRRGVAGTAVATAAMAALSASQGPGFAFASQNSDTLRAAVTAPPGPAIDGGSQPNYMDLPPLNTPTPGVTSSPTAGTGTGSTTDTSGTGLPATVLAAYQKAQTAIALTRPQCNLRWELLAAIGQVESNQARGGNVDSEGTTLSPILGPVLNGDGFANISDTDNGEWDGDSTHDRAVGPMQFIPSTWATWGADGNGDGDKDPNNIYDAALAAGNYLCADGRDLSVEAELDRAILGYNHSQAYLTTVLSWYDHFRKGGAVSVPDSGSGYTTSPGTSTGATPTPTATKSPSASASSSKSASASASASATATKSPTATASGSGSASASASASASASASASESASASASASESASPTATTCATDSATATESASPTATATDDPCATASASASPSASESTTPAVAESASGKLN; this is encoded by the coding sequence ATGGCAGCGCGGTACGGCCGACGGATACGCAGGGGTGTCGCCGGCACGGCGGTCGCGACGGCTGCGATGGCGGCGCTGAGCGCCTCGCAGGGACCGGGATTCGCCTTCGCGAGCCAGAACAGCGACACGCTGAGAGCGGCGGTCACCGCGCCCCCCGGCCCGGCCATCGACGGCGGGTCGCAGCCGAACTACATGGATCTGCCGCCGCTCAACACCCCGACGCCCGGCGTGACCAGCAGCCCGACCGCGGGCACCGGAACCGGCTCCACCACCGACACCAGCGGCACCGGCCTGCCGGCCACCGTCCTGGCCGCGTACCAGAAGGCCCAGACGGCGATCGCCCTCACCCGGCCGCAGTGCAACCTGCGCTGGGAGCTGCTCGCCGCGATAGGCCAGGTCGAGTCCAACCAGGCGCGCGGCGGCAACGTCGACTCCGAGGGCACCACCTTGAGCCCCATCCTCGGCCCGGTCCTCAACGGCGACGGCTTCGCGAACATCAGCGACACCGACAACGGCGAGTGGGACGGCGACAGCACCCACGACCGCGCGGTCGGCCCCATGCAGTTCATCCCCTCCACCTGGGCCACCTGGGGCGCCGATGGCAACGGCGACGGCGACAAGGACCCGAACAACATCTACGACGCCGCGCTCGCCGCCGGCAACTACCTGTGCGCCGACGGCCGCGACCTGTCCGTCGAGGCCGAACTCGACCGCGCGATCCTCGGCTACAACCACTCCCAGGCGTATCTGACGACCGTGCTGTCCTGGTACGACCACTTCCGCAAGGGCGGGGCCGTCTCCGTCCCCGACAGCGGCAGCGGCTACACCACCAGCCCCGGTACGTCGACCGGCGCGACGCCCACCCCGACCGCGACCAAGTCCCCGTCGGCCTCCGCCTCGTCGTCCAAGTCGGCCAGCGCCTCGGCCTCCGCCTCCGCCACGGCGACGAAGTCGCCGACCGCGACCGCCAGCGGCTCCGGCAGCGCCTCGGCCTCCGCGTCCGCCTCGGCTTCCGCCAGCGCGTCCGCCTCGGAATCGGCCTCCGCGTCCGCGTCCGCCTCCGAGTCGGCCAGCCCCACCGCCACCACCTGCGCGACCGACTCCGCGACGGCCACCGAGAGCGCCTCGCCCACGGCCACCGCCACGGACGACCCGTGCGCCACGGCCTCCGCGAGCGCCAGCCCCAGCGCTTCGGAGTCGACCACCCCGGCGGTCGCCGAGTCCGCCTCCGGCAAGCTCAACTGA
- a CDS encoding SPW_0924 family protein has product MRALIASAIGLAAALALVLTLSAIGSPSGSTSPEPLLTTIPSHP; this is encoded by the coding sequence ATGCGCGCCCTGATCGCCTCGGCCATCGGACTGGCCGCCGCCCTGGCCCTCGTACTCACCCTCAGCGCGATCGGCTCGCCCAGCGGCAGCACCTCGCCCGAGCCGCTGCTCACCACCATCCCCTCGCACCCGTAG
- a CDS encoding DUF3068 domain-containing protein, with product MRRRSSLVLLALAVFFAALSPLLRWYAFPRLAKIPAGQYQSVVLEAKNATLLDYGTMTAKKVSKVSIVQTLKGNVEEAKKVDQATGRSVVVWDSLAYIVGPDGKMVSALPERYIFDAHSQDPVHYAGESVDGDPVTRQGIEYKFPFLTEKRDYLYFDSQTRTSAPIHYKGTQNFRGLEVYYFEQTIPWTRVVLPKKLPVAGVTPASVEAMGMQRWYTTKRMFWVDPTTGAPVNGEEIHQEEMRYADGKTPPVTAFAGDVKMREDYIRHTVALVKSQRQLVLLMTSYLPWGFLFLGAALLSLSLLLEARSRRRRPPAAARTYDPEPVPVG from the coding sequence ATGCGCCGCAGGTCCAGCCTGGTGCTCCTCGCCCTCGCCGTCTTCTTCGCCGCGCTGTCGCCGCTGCTGCGCTGGTACGCCTTCCCCCGGCTGGCCAAGATCCCCGCCGGCCAGTACCAGTCCGTCGTCCTGGAGGCGAAGAACGCCACGCTCCTGGACTACGGCACCATGACCGCCAAGAAGGTCTCCAAGGTCAGCATCGTCCAGACCCTCAAGGGCAACGTCGAGGAAGCGAAGAAGGTCGACCAGGCCACCGGCCGCAGCGTCGTCGTCTGGGACAGCCTCGCCTACATCGTCGGCCCCGACGGGAAGATGGTCTCCGCGCTCCCCGAGCGCTACATCTTCGACGCCCACAGCCAGGACCCCGTGCACTACGCGGGCGAGAGCGTGGACGGCGACCCGGTCACCCGGCAGGGCATCGAGTACAAGTTCCCCTTCCTCACCGAGAAGCGCGACTACCTCTACTTCGACTCCCAGACCCGCACCTCCGCGCCCATCCACTACAAGGGCACCCAGAACTTCCGCGGCCTGGAGGTCTACTACTTCGAGCAGACCATCCCCTGGACCCGGGTCGTGCTCCCCAAGAAGCTGCCCGTCGCGGGCGTCACCCCCGCCTCCGTCGAGGCCATGGGCATGCAGCGCTGGTACACCACCAAGCGCATGTTCTGGGTCGACCCGACCACCGGCGCCCCCGTCAACGGCGAGGAGATCCACCAGGAGGAGATGCGCTACGCCGACGGCAAGACGCCGCCGGTCACCGCCTTCGCGGGCGACGTCAAAATGCGCGAGGACTACATCCGCCACACCGTCGCCCTCGTGAAGTCCCAGCGCCAGCTCGTCCTGCTGATGACCAGCTACCTGCCCTGGGGCTTCCTCTTCCTCGGCGCGGCCCTGCTGTCCCTGTCCCTCCTGCTGGAGGCGCGTAGCCGTCGCCGCAGGCCTCCGGCCGCCGCCCGGACGTACGACCCCGAACCGGTGCCGGTCGGCTAG
- the hrpB gene encoding ATP-dependent helicase HrpB, protein MTPGRTTPELPDLPVRAAVPDLLRALETHGCAALTAPPGTGKTTLVPLALAEAGMRVLVAEPRRMAARAAARRMAWLLGEEPGGRVGFTVRGERRVSGDTVVEVVTTGVLLQRLQRDQELAGVDVVLLDECHERHLDADTAMAFLLDVRATLRPDLRLVAASATTDVQAWSALLDDAPVVAAEGRMHSVAVHYAPPPRGIRPPHGMRVDPAFLGHVAATVRRALAEVPGGDVLCFLPGVGEIARVAGQLADLDADVLQLHGQAPAAVQDAVLGGGGSRRRVILSTSVAESSLTVPGVRIVVDSGLAREPRMDHGRGLGSLTTLRVSLATSTQRLGRAGREAPGTVYRCWSEADDGSRPRFPSPEIAVADLTQFALQTAAWGDPGATGLALLDAPPAGAMSAAREVLAAIGAVDPASGRPTGRGTRMTRIGVHPRLARALLDGAPLVGSRRAAEIVALLSEEPPRSYGDDLAAALRTARRGGDGYAARWRTETRRLASAAASTTGAGDLGDDAAAGIVAALAFPERVARRRGGAYLMASGTAAQLGDGSALSASQWLAVAVADRPATAASARVRLAAVIDEETARRAAAPLLHSYEEVAWSDGDVVARGVERLGAVELASRPLRNPAAGLLRAALLDGLSSEGTGLLRWTQDAQALRQRLAFLHRELGAPWPDVSEAALLAPDRVEDWLGPELGRARRRADLERVEAGQALSRLLPWATGDAARFGELAPERVEVPSGSRVRISYEGEQPVLAAKLQELFGWTETPRIAGGRVPLLIHLLSPAGRPAAVTADLASFWRDGYRSVRAELRGRYPRHPWPEDPSTAQPTRRLNARR, encoded by the coding sequence ATGACCCCTGGCCGCACCACCCCCGAGCTGCCCGATCTGCCGGTGCGCGCGGCCGTCCCGGACCTGCTGCGGGCGCTGGAGACCCACGGCTGCGCCGCGCTGACCGCGCCGCCGGGAACGGGCAAGACGACGCTGGTGCCGCTGGCGCTCGCCGAGGCGGGGATGCGGGTGCTGGTCGCCGAGCCCCGGCGCATGGCGGCGCGGGCGGCGGCCCGGCGGATGGCGTGGCTGCTGGGCGAGGAGCCCGGCGGGCGGGTCGGATTCACCGTGCGCGGTGAGCGCCGGGTCTCCGGGGACACGGTGGTCGAGGTGGTGACCACGGGCGTGCTGCTGCAGCGGTTGCAGCGGGACCAGGAACTGGCCGGGGTGGATGTCGTCCTGCTCGACGAGTGCCATGAGCGGCATCTCGACGCGGACACCGCGATGGCCTTCCTGCTGGACGTACGGGCCACCCTGCGGCCCGATCTGCGGCTGGTGGCGGCTTCGGCGACGACCGACGTACAGGCGTGGTCGGCGCTGCTGGACGACGCCCCGGTGGTCGCCGCCGAGGGCCGGATGCACTCGGTGGCCGTCCACTACGCCCCGCCTCCGCGCGGGATACGGCCGCCGCACGGGATGCGGGTCGATCCGGCGTTCCTCGGCCATGTGGCGGCGACGGTGCGGCGGGCGCTGGCCGAGGTGCCCGGGGGCGATGTGCTGTGCTTCCTGCCCGGGGTCGGCGAGATCGCCCGGGTGGCCGGGCAGCTGGCCGACCTGGACGCCGACGTGCTGCAGCTGCACGGGCAGGCCCCGGCGGCGGTGCAGGACGCGGTGCTCGGGGGCGGTGGATCCCGGCGCAGGGTCATCCTGTCGACCTCGGTGGCCGAGTCGAGCCTGACGGTGCCCGGGGTGCGGATCGTGGTCGACTCCGGGCTGGCGCGCGAGCCGCGCATGGACCACGGCCGGGGCCTCGGCTCGCTGACGACCCTCCGGGTCTCCCTGGCGACCTCCACCCAGCGGCTCGGCCGGGCCGGGCGCGAGGCCCCCGGCACCGTCTACCGCTGCTGGAGCGAGGCCGACGACGGCTCCCGGCCGCGCTTCCCCTCCCCCGAGATCGCTGTCGCCGACCTCACGCAGTTCGCCCTCCAGACCGCCGCCTGGGGCGACCCCGGCGCCACGGGCCTGGCCCTGCTGGACGCGCCTCCCGCCGGCGCCATGTCGGCGGCCCGCGAGGTGCTCGCCGCCATCGGCGCCGTCGACCCCGCCTCCGGCCGCCCCACCGGACGCGGCACGCGCATGACGCGTATCGGCGTCCATCCGCGTCTTGCGCGTGCGCTGCTGGACGGCGCACCCCTCGTCGGCTCCCGCCGGGCCGCCGAGATCGTCGCCCTGCTCAGCGAGGAGCCGCCGCGCTCGTACGGCGACGACCTGGCCGCCGCGCTGCGCACCGCTCGCCGCGGCGGCGACGGCTATGCGGCCCGCTGGCGCACCGAGACCAGGCGCCTGGCCTCGGCCGCCGCGTCCACCACCGGCGCCGGGGACCTCGGCGACGATGCCGCCGCCGGGATCGTCGCGGCCCTCGCCTTTCCCGAACGCGTCGCGCGCAGGCGGGGCGGGGCGTATCTGATGGCGTCCGGCACCGCCGCCCAGCTCGGTGACGGGTCCGCGCTGAGCGCCTCGCAGTGGCTGGCCGTCGCCGTGGCCGACCGGCCCGCGACCGCGGCGTCGGCCCGGGTGCGGCTGGCCGCGGTGATCGACGAGGAGACGGCGCGCCGGGCCGCCGCGCCGCTGCTGCACTCGTACGAGGAGGTGGCCTGGAGCGACGGCGATGTCGTGGCCCGCGGCGTCGAGCGCCTGGGCGCCGTCGAGCTGGCCTCGCGGCCGCTGCGCAACCCGGCGGCCGGGCTGCTGCGGGCGGCACTGCTGGACGGCCTGAGCAGCGAGGGCACCGGCCTGCTGCGCTGGACCCAGGACGCGCAGGCCCTGCGGCAGCGGCTGGCCTTCCTCCACCGCGAGCTGGGGGCGCCCTGGCCCGATGTCTCGGAGGCGGCCCTGCTCGCCCCGGACCGCGTCGAGGACTGGCTCGGCCCCGAGCTCGGCAGGGCCCGCCGCCGCGCCGACCTGGAGCGCGTCGAGGCCGGGCAGGCCCTCTCCCGGCTGCTGCCCTGGGCCACCGGCGACGCCGCCCGGTTCGGCGAGCTCGCCCCGGAGCGGGTCGAGGTGCCCTCCGGGTCGCGCGTCCGGATCTCGTACGAGGGCGAGCAGCCGGTGCTCGCGGCCAAGCTCCAGGAGCTGTTCGGCTGGACCGAGACCCCGCGCATCGCGGGCGGCCGCGTCCCCCTCCTCATCCACCTGCTCTCCCCCGCCGGCCGCCCCGCCGCCGTCACCGCCGACCTGGCGTCCTTCTGGCGCGACGGCTACCGGTCGGTACGGGCCGAGCTACGGGGGCGCTACCCCCGGCACCCATGGCCGGAGGACCCCTCGACGGCCCAGCCGACGCGCCGGCTGAACGCGCGCCGCTAG
- a CDS encoding class I SAM-dependent methyltransferase, with protein sequence MIQAPSPMEEPEETEEEPEATRRSADNTESIRANRGWWDGNADEYQVEHGDFLGDDRFVWGPEGLDEEDARLLGPADGLKGLSVLEIGAGAAQCSRWLAARGARPVALDLSYRQLQHGRRIGGDFPLVQADASALPFADASFDLACSAYGALPFIADTAKVMREVRRVLRPGGRWVFSVTHPVRWAFPDEPGPEGLTAATSYFDRTPYVEQDEAGRAVYVEHHRTLGDRIREIAAAGFRLVDLVEPEWPDWNRQEWGGWSPLRGALLPGTAIFVCVAG encoded by the coding sequence ATGATCCAAGCACCCAGCCCCATGGAAGAGCCCGAAGAGACAGAAGAAGAGCCGGAGGCGACGCGGCGCAGCGCCGACAACACGGAGAGCATCCGGGCCAATCGCGGCTGGTGGGACGGCAACGCCGACGAATACCAGGTCGAGCACGGGGACTTCCTCGGCGACGACCGCTTCGTGTGGGGACCGGAGGGACTGGACGAGGAGGACGCGCGGCTGCTGGGCCCGGCCGACGGGCTCAAGGGTCTGTCGGTGCTGGAGATCGGCGCCGGCGCCGCCCAGTGCTCGCGCTGGCTCGCCGCGCGCGGCGCGCGGCCGGTCGCGCTCGACCTCTCCTACCGGCAGTTGCAGCACGGCAGGCGCATCGGCGGCGACTTCCCCCTCGTCCAGGCCGACGCGAGCGCGCTGCCGTTCGCGGACGCCTCCTTCGACCTGGCGTGCTCTGCGTACGGCGCGCTGCCGTTCATCGCCGACACCGCGAAGGTCATGCGCGAGGTGCGTCGTGTCCTGCGGCCCGGCGGGCGGTGGGTCTTCTCCGTCACGCACCCCGTGCGCTGGGCGTTCCCGGACGAGCCGGGCCCGGAGGGGCTGACGGCGGCGACCTCCTACTTCGACCGCACGCCGTACGTCGAGCAGGACGAGGCCGGGCGGGCGGTGTACGTCGAGCACCACCGCACCCTGGGCGACCGGATCCGGGAGATCGCCGCCGCCGGCTTCCGGCTCGTGGACCTCGTCGAGCCGGAGTGGCCCGACTGGAACCGCCAGGAGTGGGGCGGCTGGTCCCCGCTGCGCGGGGCGCTGCTGCCGGGGACGGCGATCTTCGTCTGCGTCGCCGGATGA
- the rpsA gene encoding 30S ribosomal protein S1: MTSSTEAPRTTPQVAVNDIGNEEAFLAAIDETIKYFNDGDIVDGVIVKVDRDEVLLDIGYKTEGVIPSRELSIKHDVDPNEVVAVGDEIEALVLQKEDKEGRLILSKKRAQYERAWGTIEKIKEEDGIVTGTVIEVVKGGLILDIGLRGFLPASLVEMRRVRDLQPYVGKELEAKIIELDKNRNNVVLSRRAWLEQTQSEVRQTFLTTLQKGQVRSGVVSSIVNFGAFVDLGGVDGLVHVSELSWKHIDHPSEVVEVGQEVTVEVLDVDMDRERVSLSLKATQEDPWQQFARTHQIGQVVPGKVTKLVPFGAFVRVDEGIEGLVHISELAERHVEIPEQVVQVNDEIFVKVIDIDLERRRISLSLKQANESFGADPASVEFDPTLYGMAASYDDAGNYIYPEGFDPETNDWLEGFETQREAWEGQYAEAQQRFEQHQAQVIKSREADEQAAAEGTAAPAGAAGAGLGGGSYSSESDDTSGALASDEALAALREKLAGGQS; this comes from the coding sequence ATGACGAGCAGCACCGAGGCCCCTCGTACCACCCCGCAGGTGGCGGTCAACGACATCGGTAACGAGGAAGCCTTCCTCGCCGCGATCGACGAGACGATCAAGTACTTCAACGACGGCGACATCGTCGACGGCGTCATCGTGAAGGTCGACCGGGACGAGGTCCTGCTCGACATCGGTTACAAGACCGAAGGCGTCATCCCCTCCCGCGAGCTCTCCATCAAGCACGACGTCGACCCCAATGAGGTCGTCGCCGTGGGTGACGAGATCGAGGCCCTTGTTCTCCAGAAGGAGGACAAGGAAGGTCGTCTCATCCTGTCCAAGAAGCGTGCGCAGTACGAGCGCGCCTGGGGCACGATCGAGAAGATCAAGGAAGAGGACGGCATCGTCACCGGCACCGTCATCGAGGTGGTCAAGGGTGGTCTCATCCTCGACATCGGCCTCCGTGGCTTCCTGCCGGCCTCGCTCGTCGAGATGCGCCGCGTCCGCGACCTCCAGCCCTACGTGGGCAAGGAGCTCGAAGCCAAGATCATCGAGCTGGACAAGAACCGCAACAACGTGGTCCTGTCCCGCCGTGCCTGGCTCGAGCAGACCCAGTCCGAGGTCCGCCAGACGTTCCTCACGACCCTCCAGAAGGGTCAGGTGCGCTCCGGCGTCGTCTCCTCGATCGTCAACTTCGGTGCCTTCGTGGACCTGGGTGGCGTCGACGGTCTCGTGCACGTCTCCGAGCTGTCCTGGAAGCACATCGACCACCCCTCCGAGGTTGTCGAGGTCGGCCAGGAGGTCACCGTCGAGGTTCTCGACGTGGACATGGACCGCGAGCGTGTCTCCCTGTCGCTGAAGGCGACCCAGGAGGACCCGTGGCAGCAGTTCGCCCGGACGCACCAGATCGGGCAGGTCGTTCCCGGTAAGGTCACCAAGCTCGTTCCGTTCGGTGCGTTCGTGCGCGTCGACGAGGGCATCGAGGGTCTGGTCCACATCTCCGAGCTGGCCGAGCGCCACGTGGAGATCCCGGAGCAGGTCGTCCAGGTCAACGACGAGATCTTCGTCAAGGTCATCGACATCGACCTCGAGCGCCGCCGCATCAGCCTCTCGCTGAAGCAGGCCAACGAGTCCTTCGGTGCCGACCCGGCCTCGGTCGAGTTCGACCCGACCCTGTACGGCATGGCTGCCTCGTACGACGACGCGGGCAACTACATCTACCCCGAGGGCTTCGACCCCGAGACCAACGACTGGCTCGAGGGCTTCGAGACCCAGCGTGAGGCTTGGGAGGGCCAGTACGCCGAGGCGCAGCAGCGCTTCGAGCAGCACCAGGCCCAGGTCATCAAGTCCCGCGAGGCCGACGAGCAGGCCGCTGCCGAGGGTACGGCGGCTCCCGCCGGTGCCGCCGGTGCCGGTCTTGGCGGCGGCTCGTACTCCTCGGAGTCCGATGACACCTCCGGTGCGCTGGCCTCGGACGAGGCGCTCGCCGCGCTTCGCGAGAAGCTGGCCGGCGGCCAGAGCTGA